One part of the Vicia villosa cultivar HV-30 ecotype Madison, WI linkage group LG6, Vvil1.0, whole genome shotgun sequence genome encodes these proteins:
- the LOC131615019 gene encoding uncharacterized protein LOC131615019, producing MAINFQPSFESIRLIFLKLFAVSFSSFMIFLLVSIFLSSNVKFHITEDSLSEFNLTANNTLDYKLEANIAPRNSIKNAEIWHWKIVAIAWYEDIDFAEVNLSNVEGKGVIKLKSKPGYKYKDEARLWIYNQSFFDF from the coding sequence ATGGCCATCAACTTCCAACCCTCATTTGAGAGCATAAGGCTCATCTTCCTCAAGCTTTTTGCGGTTTCATTTTCTTCCTTTATGATCTTCTTGCTAGTCTCCATCTTTCTCTCCTCTAATGTTAAGTTTCACATAACTGAGGATTCTCTCTCAGAGTTCAACCTCACAGCCAACAACACTTTGGATTACAAATTAGAAGCCAACATCGCACCAAGAAATTCCATCAAGAACGCAGAAATATGGCATTGGAAGATCGTCGCAATTGCATGGTACGAAGACATTGACTTTGCTGAAGTGAATTTGTCAAATGTTGAAGGAAAGGGTGTGATCAAACTTAAAAGCAAACCTGGTTACAAGTATAAAGATGAGGCGCGTTTATGGATCTATAATCAGTCTTTCTTTGATTTCTAA